From the Vibrio metoecus genome, one window contains:
- the flgL gene encoding flagellar hook-associated protein FlgL: MLNRISSFHNYQAVQNDIRRQESKVFNNQAQLASGKKLLSASDNPLATHYIQNVGQQEEQLRQYLDAIVLVRNRLEHQEVIISNTEEFSDSAKRTVMEMINGSLSPEDRVARARVLQEMASNFLNLANVQDESGNYIFAGTKPKNQPFFRDNQGNVSYAGDDYQRKMKISNSLEIPFNNPGSKVFMEIPNPFGSYEPNYALQEGSELLLERAVNLNPDDTAAYRVTFVDMPDGNNGYQLERNGSVVQAGEFDPKTGIQFNELNIQVKGQITKGDAIDLTPRDTYSVFDTFRDAIRYAEGSVSDASNTAKLHQIVEEFHTAFIHLNKTRTDIGARLNTLDIQEEQHEDFKISLAKSKSTFEDLDYADAVIEFNENSRALEASQKAFGKTKDLTLFNYI, translated from the coding sequence ATGTTAAACCGAATCTCTAGCTTCCATAACTATCAAGCGGTTCAGAACGACATCCGTCGTCAGGAATCGAAAGTTTTTAATAACCAGGCGCAATTAGCGTCCGGGAAAAAACTGCTCTCAGCGAGTGATAATCCACTGGCCACGCACTACATCCAAAATGTAGGGCAACAAGAAGAGCAGTTACGCCAGTATCTCGATGCCATTGTGTTGGTGCGTAACCGTTTAGAGCACCAAGAAGTGATTATCTCGAACACTGAAGAGTTTTCAGACTCCGCGAAGCGAACGGTGATGGAGATGATCAACGGTTCGTTATCACCAGAAGATCGGGTGGCGCGTGCTCGCGTATTGCAGGAAATGGCGAGCAACTTCCTCAACCTTGCTAACGTGCAGGATGAGTCAGGCAACTATATTTTTGCCGGTACAAAGCCCAAAAATCAGCCATTTTTCCGCGATAACCAAGGAAACGTGAGTTACGCCGGTGATGACTATCAGCGCAAAATGAAGATCTCCAACAGCTTGGAAATACCATTTAATAATCCAGGCAGCAAAGTGTTTATGGAGATCCCCAATCCTTTTGGCAGTTATGAACCCAATTATGCATTGCAAGAGGGCTCTGAGTTGCTCTTGGAGCGCGCCGTCAATCTCAATCCTGATGATACAGCCGCCTATCGCGTGACCTTTGTGGATATGCCAGATGGCAATAATGGTTACCAATTAGAACGTAATGGTAGCGTGGTGCAAGCGGGTGAGTTTGACCCGAAAACTGGAATTCAATTTAACGAACTGAATATTCAGGTGAAAGGGCAGATCACCAAAGGTGATGCAATTGATCTGACACCTCGTGATACCTACAGCGTATTTGATACGTTCCGCGATGCGATTCGTTATGCGGAAGGTTCGGTTTCCGATGCATCCAATACCGCGAAGCTGCATCAAATTGTCGAAGAGTTTCATACGGCTTTTATTCATCTCAATAAAACGAGAACCGATATCGGCGCACGTTTGAATACCCTCGATATTCAGGAAGAGCAGCACGAAGATTTTAAAATCAGCCTCGCGAAATCCAAAAGCACTTTTGAAGATTTGGATTACGCCGATGCCGTGATTGAATTCAATGAGAACTCTCGTGCTCTTGAAGCATCACAAAAAGCATTTGGAAAAACTAAAGATCTCACGCTGTTTAACTACATCTAA
- a CDS encoding flagellin: protein MTINVNTNVSAMTAQRYLTKATGDLNTSMERLSSGNRINSAKDDAAGLQISNRLTAQSRGLDVAMRNANDGISIAQTAEGAMNESTSILQRMRDLALQSANGTNSDSERQALDEESKALQDELNRIAETTSFGGRKLLNGSFGEASFQIGSSSGEAIIMGLTSVRADDFRMGGQSFVSEQAKTKEWGVPPTARDLKFEFTKKDGEAVVLDISAKSGDDIEELATYINGQTDLFKASVDQDGKLQIFVSEPNVQGNFNISGGLATELGLNGGPGVKTTVQDIDITSVGGSQNAVGIIDAALKYVDSQRADLGAKQNRLSHSISNLSNIQENVEASKSRIKDTDFAKETTQLTKSQILQQAGTSILAQAKQLPNSAISLLQ, encoded by the coding sequence ATGACCATTAACGTAAATACCAACGTGTCGGCGATGACCGCACAACGTTACCTGACTAAGGCGACGGGAGATTTAAACACCTCCATGGAACGTCTTTCATCAGGTAACCGCATTAACAGTGCAAAAGATGACGCGGCAGGCCTGCAGATTTCAAACCGCTTAACGGCGCAATCTCGTGGTCTGGATGTGGCAATGCGTAACGCCAACGATGGTATTTCGATTGCTCAAACCGCTGAAGGCGCGATGAACGAATCGACCAGCATTTTGCAGCGTATGCGTGACCTCGCCCTACAATCGGCGAACGGCACCAACTCAGATTCAGAGCGTCAGGCTTTGGACGAAGAGTCGAAAGCACTGCAAGATGAACTGAACCGTATCGCAGAAACCACGTCGTTTGGTGGTCGTAAGCTACTCAATGGTTCGTTTGGTGAAGCTTCATTCCAAATCGGTTCTAGCTCAGGTGAAGCGATCATCATGGGATTGACCAGCGTGCGTGCGGACGATTTCCGTATGGGTGGCCAATCTTTTGTCTCCGAACAAGCCAAAACCAAAGAGTGGGGGGTACCACCTACCGCTCGTGACCTGAAGTTTGAATTCACCAAGAAAGATGGTGAGGCGGTTGTGCTCGATATCTCAGCCAAAAGTGGCGACGACATCGAAGAGTTGGCGACTTACATCAACGGTCAAACCGATCTGTTCAAAGCATCGGTGGATCAAGATGGCAAACTGCAGATTTTTGTTTCTGAACCGAATGTTCAAGGCAACTTCAATATTTCCGGTGGCCTAGCAACTGAACTTGGCCTCAATGGTGGCCCAGGTGTGAAAACCACAGTACAAGACATTGATATCACGAGTGTCGGTGGTTCACAAAACGCCGTGGGTATCATCGATGCCGCATTGAAATACGTGGATTCGCAACGAGCAGACCTCGGTGCGAAACAGAACCGACTCAGCCACAGCATCAGTAACCTGTCGAACATTCAGGAGAACGTGGAAGCGTCGAAAAGTCGGATTAAAGATACGGATTTTGCGAAGGAAACGACGCAGCTTACCAAATCTCAGATTCTGCAACAGGCAGGAACTTCAATTCTTGCCCAAGCAAAACAGTTGCCAAACTCTGCAATCTCGTTATTGCAGTAG
- a CDS encoding flagellin translates to MAVNVNTNVSAMTAQRYLTSATNAQQSSMERLSSGYKINSAKDDAAGLQISNRLNVQSRGLGVAVRNANDGISMAQTAEGAMKETTNILQRMRDLSLQSSNGSNSKADRIAIQEEITALNDELNRVAETTSFGGNKLLNGTFATKSFQIGADNGEAVMLNIKDMRSDNVLMGGKTYQAANGKDKNWGVEAGKNDLTITLKDKREGDVTISINAKEGDDIEELATYINGQTDMVKASVSEEGKLQLFTDNNKVDGAATFGGSLAGELGIGAAKDVTVDTLDVTTVGGAQESVAIVDAALKYVDSHRAELGAFQNRFNHAINNLDNINENVNASTSRIKDTDFAKETTALTKAQILSQASSSVLAQAKQAPNSALALLG, encoded by the coding sequence ATGGCGGTGAATGTAAACACCAATGTGTCAGCAATGACAGCACAACGGTACTTGACGAGTGCAACTAACGCACAACAATCGTCAATGGAACGTCTATCTTCAGGATATAAAATTAACAGCGCAAAAGACGATGCGGCAGGTCTGCAAATCTCTAACCGCTTGAACGTGCAAAGCCGAGGTTTAGGCGTCGCCGTTCGTAACGCCAACGATGGTATTTCGATGGCGCAAACTGCGGAAGGGGCAATGAAAGAGACCACCAACATCCTGCAACGTATGCGTGATCTTTCCTTGCAATCCTCTAACGGTTCGAACTCAAAAGCCGACCGTATTGCGATTCAAGAAGAAATTACTGCGTTGAATGATGAGCTTAATCGTGTGGCTGAAACCACTTCTTTCGGTGGCAACAAGCTGCTCAACGGCACTTTCGCAACCAAATCCTTCCAGATTGGTGCGGATAACGGTGAAGCGGTGATGCTCAATATCAAAGACATGCGCAGTGATAACGTTTTGATGGGTGGTAAAACTTATCAAGCGGCGAATGGCAAAGATAAAAACTGGGGCGTGGAAGCGGGTAAAAATGACCTGACGATCACACTGAAAGACAAACGCGAAGGCGATGTGACCATTTCAATCAATGCGAAAGAAGGGGATGACATCGAAGAGCTGGCGACTTACATCAACGGTCAAACCGACATGGTGAAAGCCTCTGTAAGTGAAGAAGGTAAATTGCAGCTTTTCACCGACAACAACAAAGTCGATGGTGCGGCAACCTTCGGGGGCTCACTGGCTGGTGAGTTAGGTATCGGTGCAGCGAAAGATGTCACGGTAGATACCTTGGATGTGACCACGGTAGGCGGTGCACAAGAAAGTGTGGCGATTGTCGATGCAGCATTGAAATACGTGGATAGTCATCGTGCTGAACTCGGTGCGTTCCAAAACCGATTCAACCATGCTATCAACAACTTAGATAACATTAACGAAAACGTTAATGCTTCTACAAGCCGAATCAAAGATACAGACTTTGCCAAAGAGACGACTGCATTGACCAAAGCGCAGATCCTATCTCAAGCATCAAGTTCTGTCCTCGCACAAGCCAAGCAGGCACCCAACTCAGCTCTGGCTCTTTTAGGCTAG
- the ychF gene encoding redox-regulated ATPase YchF, whose protein sequence is MGFKCGIVGLPNVGKSTLFNALTKAGIEAANFPFCTIEPNTGVVPVPDPRMDALAAIVKPERILPTTMEFVDIAGLVAGASKGEGLGNKFLANIRETDAIGHVVRCFENENIVHVAGKVSPLEDIEVINLELALADLDSCERAILRQSKRAKGGDKEAKFELTVLEKLQPVLSEGQSARSVKLTKEELLAVGYLNLLTLKPTMYIANVNEDGFENNPYLDAVVQFAAQENASVVAVCAAIEAELSELEEEERDEFLADLGIEEPGLNRVIRSGYDLLNLQTYFTAGVKEVRAWTIPVGATAPQAAGKIHTDFERGFIRAEVIGYDDYIQFNGESGAKDAGKWRLEGKDYIVKDGDVIHFRFNV, encoded by the coding sequence ATGGGTTTTAAATGTGGCATCGTCGGTTTGCCAAACGTAGGTAAATCAACTCTTTTTAATGCACTGACCAAAGCGGGCATCGAAGCAGCTAACTTCCCGTTTTGTACAATTGAGCCAAACACAGGCGTGGTTCCAGTGCCAGATCCGCGTATGGATGCCTTAGCCGCTATCGTAAAACCAGAGCGCATTCTGCCAACCACCATGGAGTTTGTGGATATCGCAGGTCTGGTTGCAGGCGCATCAAAAGGTGAAGGTCTCGGTAACAAATTCCTTGCTAACATTCGTGAAACCGACGCAATTGGTCACGTTGTGCGCTGCTTTGAAAACGAAAACATCGTTCACGTTGCAGGTAAAGTCTCTCCGCTGGAAGACATCGAAGTCATCAACCTTGAACTGGCACTGGCTGACCTAGACAGTTGTGAGCGTGCGATTTTGCGTCAGAGCAAACGCGCTAAAGGTGGCGATAAAGAAGCGAAATTTGAGCTGACTGTACTGGAAAAACTGCAACCAGTATTAAGCGAAGGCCAATCTGCTCGTTCTGTTAAGCTTACGAAAGAAGAACTCTTGGCCGTCGGTTACTTAAACCTGCTGACACTAAAACCAACCATGTACATTGCTAACGTGAATGAAGATGGTTTTGAGAACAACCCATATCTGGATGCCGTTGTTCAGTTTGCCGCACAAGAAAATGCCTCTGTTGTTGCAGTCTGTGCAGCCATTGAAGCTGAACTTTCTGAACTGGAAGAAGAAGAGCGTGATGAGTTCTTAGCCGATCTGGGCATTGAAGAACCAGGACTAAACCGAGTGATCCGCTCTGGTTACGATCTGCTGAATCTACAAACTTACTTCACCGCTGGCGTGAAAGAAGTGCGTGCATGGACAATTCCTGTCGGTGCTACAGCACCACAGGCAGCAGGGAAGATCCACACTGACTTTGAACGTGGTTTTATCCGTGCAGAAGTGATCGGCTACGATGACTACATCCAATTTAACGGTGAGTCAGGCGCGAAAGATGCTGGTAAATGGCGTTTGGAAGGTAAAGACTACATCGTTAAAGATGGCGATGTGATCCACTTCCGCTTCAACGTTTAA
- the pth gene encoding aminoacyl-tRNA hydrolase, giving the protein MSQPIKLLVGLANPGPEYAKTRHNAGAWVVEELARIHNVTLKNEPKFFGLTGRMLINGQELRVLVPTTFMNLSGKAIAALANFYQIKPEEIMVAHDELDLPPGIAKFKQGGGHGGHNGLKDTISKLGNNKEFYRLRLGIGHPGHKDKVAGYVLGKAPAKEQECLDAAVDESVRCLEILMKDGLTKAQNRLHTFKAE; this is encoded by the coding sequence TTGAGTCAACCAATCAAACTCCTTGTCGGACTGGCTAATCCAGGACCTGAATACGCGAAAACACGCCATAACGCAGGTGCTTGGGTTGTCGAAGAATTAGCCCGTATTCACAACGTTACGCTAAAAAATGAGCCGAAATTTTTTGGCCTTACCGGACGTATGTTGATCAATGGTCAAGAATTACGAGTATTAGTCCCAACCACTTTCATGAACCTCTCAGGCAAAGCCATTGCCGCTCTGGCCAACTTTTACCAGATTAAGCCAGAAGAGATCATGGTGGCACACGATGAACTAGACTTACCTCCCGGTATTGCTAAGTTCAAGCAAGGGGGCGGACATGGTGGGCATAACGGACTCAAAGACACCATAAGCAAATTAGGCAACAACAAAGAATTCTATCGTCTACGGCTTGGCATCGGCCATCCGGGACATAAAGACAAAGTAGCCGGTTATGTACTAGGCAAAGCTCCCGCTAAAGAGCAAGAATGCCTTGATGCCGCAGTGGATGAATCTGTTCGCTGCCTTGAGATCCTCATGAAGGATGGCCTCACCAAAGCACAAAATCGTTTACACACTTTCAAAGCTGAATAA
- a CDS encoding ribose-phosphate pyrophosphokinase gives MPDMKLFAGNAIPELAQRIADRLYISLGDATVSRFSDGEVAVQINENVRGSDVFIIQSTCAPTNDNLMELVVMIDAMRRASAGRITAVIPYFGYARQDRRVRSARVPITAKVVADFLSNVGVDRVLTIDLHAEQIQGFFDVPVDNIFGTPVLLEDMKARNLEDPVVVSPDLGGVVRARATAKALGDIDIAIVDKRRPRANVSEVMNLIGDVEGRDCVIVDDMIDTGGTLCKAAEALKERGAKRVFAYATHAVFSGNAAKNIKNSVLDQVIVTDSITLSKEMAATGKVTQLTLSSMLAEAIRRISNEESISAMFN, from the coding sequence GTGCCTGATATGAAGCTATTTGCTGGTAACGCAATACCCGAACTAGCCCAACGTATTGCAGATCGCCTGTACATTTCCCTTGGTGATGCTACTGTTTCTCGTTTCTCTGATGGTGAAGTAGCAGTACAAATCAATGAAAATGTCCGTGGTAGCGATGTATTTATCATTCAATCCACCTGTGCCCCGACCAATGACAACCTGATGGAACTGGTGGTTATGATTGACGCAATGCGCCGTGCTTCTGCAGGCCGTATTACGGCAGTTATCCCTTACTTTGGTTATGCCCGTCAAGACCGCCGTGTGCGTTCGGCTCGTGTGCCAATCACTGCAAAAGTTGTTGCAGATTTCCTTTCTAACGTTGGTGTTGACCGTGTTCTGACTATCGACCTTCACGCAGAGCAAATCCAAGGCTTCTTCGATGTTCCAGTAGACAACATTTTCGGTACACCTGTACTGCTGGAAGATATGAAAGCGCGTAACTTGGAAGACCCTGTTGTCGTATCACCAGACCTTGGTGGTGTTGTGCGTGCTCGCGCAACAGCGAAAGCACTGGGTGATATCGATATCGCGATCGTTGATAAGCGTCGTCCACGCGCGAACGTATCAGAAGTCATGAACCTAATCGGTGATGTTGAAGGCCGCGACTGTGTGATTGTCGATGATATGATCGACACCGGTGGCACACTGTGTAAAGCCGCTGAAGCATTGAAAGAACGTGGGGCGAAACGCGTATTTGCTTACGCAACGCACGCGGTTTTCTCTGGCAATGCAGCGAAAAACATCAAAAATTCCGTGTTGGATCAAGTGATTGTGACTGACTCTATCACCCTATCGAAAGAGATGGCGGCGACAGGAAAAGTGACTCAATTGACTCTATCAAGCATGCTGGCTGAAGCGATTCGTCGTATCAGCAACGAAGAGTCTATCTCTGCGATGTTTAACTAA
- the ispE gene encoding 4-(cytidine 5'-diphospho)-2-C-methyl-D-erythritol kinase, protein MISGTTVWPSPAKLNLFLYITGRRANGYHDLQTLFQFLDHGDELTITANNSGNITLSPALANVALEDNLIYKAAIALKNASQSPLGADIKLHKVLPMGGGIGGGSSNAATTLVALNYLWQTGLSDDQLAEIGLALGADVPVFTRGFAAFAEGVGEELSAVEPEEKWYLVVRPAVSIATKDIFTHSDLVRNTPKRDLASLLATPYENDCEKIVRSLYPEVDQQLSWLLQYAPSRLTGTGSCVFAEFSSRKDAQAVFAQLSDNVLAFVAQGRNVSPLRKTLADYQSAKIRPY, encoded by the coding sequence ATGATCTCTGGCACCACCGTATGGCCATCGCCGGCCAAGCTTAATCTGTTTCTATACATTACAGGTCGTCGAGCTAACGGCTATCACGATCTGCAGACCTTGTTTCAGTTTCTCGATCACGGTGATGAGTTAACCATTACCGCCAACAACAGCGGCAACATCACCTTATCCCCCGCTCTAGCCAATGTCGCGTTAGAAGATAACCTAATTTACAAAGCGGCCATCGCACTCAAAAACGCGAGCCAATCACCACTCGGTGCAGACATTAAACTACACAAGGTGTTGCCTATGGGCGGCGGAATTGGTGGCGGATCATCCAATGCGGCCACCACTTTAGTCGCACTCAATTACTTATGGCAGACTGGACTTAGCGATGATCAATTGGCTGAGATTGGGTTGGCACTGGGTGCCGATGTCCCCGTGTTTACCCGCGGCTTTGCTGCCTTTGCTGAAGGTGTTGGCGAAGAATTATCCGCGGTAGAACCCGAGGAAAAATGGTATTTAGTGGTGCGCCCTGCGGTCAGCATCGCGACAAAAGATATTTTTACTCATTCTGACCTAGTGAGAAATACGCCGAAGCGTGATCTGGCAAGCCTTCTTGCCACTCCTTACGAAAACGATTGCGAAAAAATTGTCCGATCACTGTACCCCGAGGTTGATCAGCAACTTTCATGGCTGCTACAATACGCGCCGTCAAGATTGACCGGGACGGGATCTTGCGTTTTTGCTGAGTTTTCGAGCAGGAAAGATGCACAAGCCGTCTTTGCTCAATTATCTGACAACGTCTTAGCGTTTGTCGCCCAAGGGCGCAATGTTTCACCGCTCAGAAAGACGTTAGCTGACTACCAATCAGCTAAAATCCGACCTTACTAA
- the lolB gene encoding lipoprotein insertase outer membrane protein LolB, whose product MNALLRRLLPGVASLFLLAGCATTPPQPVNVQWQSHQLVLQQIQAYQLTGKLGYIAPDQRQSFNFQWQKSPQQLSLRLTNFLGQTVLNLRVDEQGAQVDTYDDQIFRDQDAQSLIRNLTGLDIPVAQLEDWILGLPTQATHYDLNEQNTLATLTKLASTAEWHVEYQRYQAIEWQHQPIPLPDKLKLQQNKTSIQLVISQWTLLP is encoded by the coding sequence ATGAATGCTCTCCTACGTCGCCTACTCCCTGGAGTGGCGAGTCTGTTTCTCCTAGCGGGGTGTGCCACCACACCACCACAACCGGTCAATGTTCAGTGGCAATCTCATCAACTCGTATTACAGCAAATTCAAGCCTATCAACTCACTGGTAAGCTCGGTTATATCGCGCCAGATCAGCGGCAATCCTTCAATTTTCAATGGCAAAAAAGTCCGCAGCAACTCTCGCTTCGCTTAACCAATTTCCTCGGCCAAACCGTTCTCAATCTACGTGTGGACGAGCAAGGAGCCCAAGTTGATACTTACGATGATCAAATTTTCCGCGACCAAGATGCACAAAGCCTGATTCGCAATTTGACTGGATTGGATATTCCCGTTGCACAACTCGAAGATTGGATTTTAGGCTTGCCGACCCAAGCGACTCATTATGACCTGAATGAGCAGAACACCCTTGCCACTCTCACCAAACTCGCCTCAACGGCCGAATGGCACGTAGAATACCAACGTTACCAAGCGATTGAGTGGCAACATCAGCCCATTCCGCTGCCTGATAAACTTAAACTCCAGCAAAATAAAACCTCGATTCAACTGGTGATATCACAATGGACGCTGCTCCCATGA
- the hemA gene encoding glutamyl-tRNA reductase, giving the protein MSLLAIGINHNTASVELREKVAFGPEKLSLALNQLSSSSHVKGGVILSTCNRTEIYCDVKSASKNKVIEWLSQFHQVSLDELKPSLYVHEEQAAIRHLMRVACGLDSLVLGEPQILGQVKQAYAEARENHAVNPATEKLFQKTFSVAKRVRTETEIGGSAVSVAYAACTLAKHIFESLADATVLLVGAGETIELVAKHLAGHHCKRMIVANRTRERALGLAEQFGAEVIALNEIPDHLAQADIVISSTASPLPIIGKGMVETALKARRHQPMLLVDIAVPRDIEPQVGKLNDAYLYSVDDLQSIVDSNIEQRKVEAIQAEAIVSEESATFMSWMRSLQAVDSIRDYRKQANDTREDLLSKSLQALAAGGDPEKLLIELSNKLTNKLIHTPTRALQTAAEQGEPAKLAVIRQSLGLDDLN; this is encoded by the coding sequence ATGTCTTTGCTTGCCATTGGAATCAATCACAATACGGCGTCGGTAGAATTGCGGGAAAAAGTGGCCTTCGGTCCAGAGAAGCTCTCTTTGGCACTGAATCAGCTTTCTAGCAGTTCACACGTTAAGGGAGGCGTGATCCTTTCAACGTGCAACCGTACCGAAATTTACTGTGATGTGAAATCGGCGAGTAAGAATAAGGTCATCGAATGGCTCTCCCAGTTTCACCAAGTCAGTTTGGATGAGTTAAAACCCAGCTTGTATGTTCATGAAGAGCAAGCCGCGATTCGTCATTTGATGCGCGTGGCTTGTGGTTTGGATTCATTAGTGTTGGGCGAGCCGCAGATATTAGGGCAGGTAAAACAGGCTTACGCGGAAGCGCGAGAAAATCACGCCGTCAATCCCGCGACTGAAAAGTTGTTCCAAAAAACCTTTTCGGTGGCCAAGCGAGTACGCACTGAAACTGAGATTGGCGGTAGTGCGGTATCGGTAGCGTATGCTGCCTGTACTCTAGCGAAACACATTTTTGAATCACTGGCGGATGCCACGGTATTGTTAGTTGGCGCGGGTGAAACCATTGAACTGGTTGCCAAGCATTTGGCGGGGCATCATTGTAAACGGATGATTGTGGCTAACCGTACGCGTGAGCGAGCTTTAGGGCTTGCCGAGCAGTTTGGGGCAGAAGTGATCGCTCTTAATGAAATTCCAGATCATCTCGCGCAAGCGGATATTGTGATCAGCTCTACCGCTAGTCCTTTACCGATTATCGGTAAAGGCATGGTCGAAACCGCGCTTAAAGCGCGCCGCCATCAGCCGATGTTGTTGGTGGATATCGCTGTGCCGCGTGATATTGAGCCGCAAGTCGGTAAGCTCAACGATGCTTACCTCTACTCGGTGGATGACTTGCAGTCGATCGTGGATAGCAATATCGAGCAGCGTAAAGTGGAAGCGATTCAGGCGGAAGCGATTGTCAGTGAAGAAAGCGCAACCTTTATGAGTTGGATGCGTTCACTGCAAGCCGTCGATAGTATTCGTGATTACCGTAAGCAAGCCAATGACACTCGGGAAGATCTGCTGAGTAAGAGCTTACAAGCTTTAGCCGCAGGCGGTGACCCTGAAAAACTGCTTATCGAGTTAAGCAACAAACTGACCAACAAACTAATTCACACCCCAACTCGCGCGTTACAAACCGCGGCGGAACAAGGGGAACCGGCTAAATTGGCCGTGATCAGACAAAGTTTGGGTCTTGACGACTTAAACTAA
- the prfA gene encoding peptide chain release factor 1 produces MKASILSKLESLVERYEEVQHLLGDPTVIGDQNKFRALSKEYSQLEEITQCFQAYQQAKEDLVAAEEMAQEDDADMREMAQDEIKAAKAAIERLTDELQILLLPKDPNDDRNCFLEIRAGAGGDEAGIFAGDLFRMYSRFAEKKGWRIEVMSSSEAEHGGYKEMIAKVNGDGAYGTLKFESGGHRVQRVPATEAQGRIHTSACTVAVMPEIPEAEIPEIKASDLKIDTFRSSGAGGQHVNTTDSAIRITHLPTGIVVECQDERSQHKNKAKAMSVLAARIAQAEESKRAAEISDTRRNLLGSGDRSDRIRTYNYPQGRVSDHRINLTVYRLTEVMEGDMQSLIEPVIHEHQADQLAALADQN; encoded by the coding sequence ATGAAAGCGTCGATTTTAAGCAAGCTTGAATCCCTTGTTGAGCGCTACGAAGAGGTGCAACACCTCCTTGGCGACCCAACAGTTATTGGTGATCAAAATAAATTCCGAGCTCTATCCAAAGAGTATTCGCAACTGGAAGAGATCACTCAGTGTTTCCAAGCTTACCAACAAGCGAAGGAAGATCTGGTTGCTGCCGAAGAAATGGCACAAGAAGATGACGCTGACATGCGCGAAATGGCGCAAGACGAAATCAAAGCGGCAAAAGCAGCGATTGAGCGTCTAACCGATGAGCTACAAATTCTGCTGCTGCCAAAAGATCCAAATGATGATCGCAACTGCTTCTTAGAAATCCGCGCGGGTGCAGGTGGTGACGAAGCGGGTATTTTTGCTGGCGATTTGTTCCGTATGTACAGCCGTTTTGCGGAGAAAAAAGGCTGGCGCATCGAAGTGATGTCATCAAGTGAAGCCGAGCATGGCGGTTACAAAGAGATGATCGCCAAAGTCAACGGTGACGGTGCTTACGGTACGCTGAAGTTTGAATCTGGCGGTCATCGCGTGCAACGTGTTCCGGCAACGGAAGCGCAAGGGCGTATCCATACCTCAGCTTGTACCGTTGCGGTGATGCCTGAAATTCCAGAAGCGGAAATTCCAGAAATTAAAGCCAGCGATCTGAAAATTGATACGTTCCGCTCCTCTGGCGCGGGTGGTCAGCACGTTAACACCACCGATTCGGCTATCCGTATCACCCACTTGCCAACGGGCATTGTTGTTGAGTGCCAGGATGAGCGTTCACAACATAAGAACAAAGCCAAAGCAATGTCAGTGTTGGCGGCGCGTATTGCCCAAGCGGAAGAGTCAAAACGTGCGGCGGAAATTTCCGACACTCGTCGTAACCTTCTGGGTTCGGGCGACCGTAGTGACCGTATTCGTACTTACAACTATCCGCAAGGTCGGGTGTCCGATCACCGTATCAACCTGACGGTATACCGCCTGACGGAAGTGATGGAAGGCGACATGCAATCACTGATTGAACCGGTGATTCATGAACACCAAGCGGACCAATTGGCGGCACTGGCGGATCAAAACTAA